From Methylophaga thalassica:
CGAAGACGATAGTTACTAAGACTAGCCTGTTTGAGTATTTAGGGTCAGTGTAAAAAAGCTTACTTTCCAATATTAGCTCGCGGTGTGGTAAGGCTATTGTTAATAAATTTCAACTTGACCCCTAATATCTTTATTAATGCATACAGAGATGATCTAATTGAAAAAGGTGTGGAGTTACGTGAATGGTAACGTTTTCTGATGCAGTGTTGGGAGCTATTTTTTTCATTGCTGGTATTTTATGTCTGGTTTGTGGAGTATTAATTACCCCTTTTTATATCTGGTATATAAAACAAAAACATAGACAAGTATGGGAATATGATTTGCAGTATTTAGGCTACACACCGTGGTTTAATATGTATAGATTGTGGTTCTTTTTATTCAATAACGTATTTAAGAAAACACAAGACAAATGGTTTATCAGACTGAGCTTTCTTTTTAAATATATGTACTTGCCATCACTTTTTTTGATGGTTATTTTGTTTTTTGTTGTCCCTATATTTCTTCTAGGATATCAATAGGGTCAGAGTCTGACCTCTTTCGTCTAGAATCTGCCCCCATTGATCTCCAACATCAATCATACCAATCGAGTCTACCCTCTTTGGTCTACGCCTGGACTAAAATCCAGCGCGAAGCGACAGAGCCTACGTGTTACTATCCCTAGGAGATGGCGATCGACTTAATGTGTTTGTTATGGCAACAAACCCTTAATGTAGGAATATAAATCGACACTTTTCGTTAGTAATTTCCATTTTAATCTATCATTCTGATGAAGGCTTAGGGCTGAATATAAACCGGAAGTATTCTTGAGATTTTCTTCTTTTATCTGCGATAAAGCATTACAAGAAAACTCTAACTGCTCCTTGATTGAACTGTATGCAGTATCTTGACTTGAGTCGTCGAGTCTCAACTCAATTTTCAGAAACTCGCCCTTAATTTCAGTGAATAGCAATAACATTGGGATATTTTTGGTGTCTTCGAGTTCAAATAATTCTATTAACTTTTTATTCTCAGCGGGCTCTTTCCATATTCGAACCATCATTCCAAAAAAACCGCCTCTAGGGGAAGTTGAATCTTCATACTTTCCTTTTGCTGGTTTCACCGAAAACACACAAAATCGGTCACCTGTTAGTTCATTAAACGATAGCCAATAGTCTTCATCTCTTAATACTTTTTTTATATTTGGGTGTTGGTCAGTATAAAGTAAAACACCGAATAACTGAGCTACGCCTTCTTTACCTTTGTACTCTTCAACTATTGTGCGAAATGAATCCAAAGCAAACTCCTTATTGCAATAAAAGTCTATTTTAAGAGACCAATGGCCTCAGAATATATATTAAACAAGCAACCCAATGGGGTCACAAACCAATGAGGTCAGACTCTGACCCTATTGGTTTCTGCTCCTTTTTAGAGATAACGCCCGCCTCAACGGCAGGGAAATCTGTCCGATTGCAGGCGCTTGTTATAACTCTAACTCACTAAATCAGAATGGGTGCGTTCTGGCCACTTTCCTGTTAGATAAAACTTTGCAAGATCGCTTACGGTTTGAGATAGGCGATAATTAGATTCGAGATTTTTGTTCTTACTAATTCTATCATGGTATTGCTTAGCCATTATTTTTGCTTCTTTAGTGTACCCGAGGTTGTCTAGCACTTTTACATGACCCTCAGACAAAGTAATTATCGGATACCTGTCAAAAGCACTAACATTTGCAGAATTCAATCTATTGAGAACTGTTTCAGCCTCGGAAAAATGAGCCATAGCTACAGTTTCATCCGTTTCCATACAAGCTAAAATAATTCTCTGCTGTGCGAGGGCGTGTTCAATATGCGGTGATTCAGGAAATGCATCATGTGCTATTCTAAGCTTTTCGAAAGCTTGTTGATTTTCCTCAAATGACCTTAAGGCCAATCCATATTGAAGTAGGAATAGGCCTTCATTCTCGAATGTCTTTTCATATTCCTCATAAACAGAAAGAACACTGTCTTTATCGTTTTTAAGAATGCGCTTTAACGATTTTGCATTAACAAGATGCTTGTATATAGACGCTTCATTCCTAGATATATTTTTAACAATAGGAAATTGGTAAACTGAAAATGCTCTTATATAAGAGTCTATTATTTTCAGTAACTCTTTTTGAGGAACATAAAGATTAAACAATCGCTCAATATAAACTCTGTGCCGAGTTGTAACACTCCCGTTAGTATAAGTAACAATGCCATCCATTTGAGAGGCGAGTTGATGCACATTAGGATTTAAGTTTAAATATGACAGTGCTCTGGTTAATGTGGCTTCATTTGCGGGAACTCGTTGTGTAGTAGCTAAACCAGCCAGCAGCAACAATGCTCTCTCTGAATCGCATGTTATTCCTTTGTAATCCTTTTGTATTATTTCATTATATCCTTCACCAGAAGTCGTCTCTATTAAACCGATTAGAAGTTGTCTTTTTGACTTTCTAATTAATTCTATTTTCCTATTTTTAGGTGACAGCTTGGATAACCGAGTCCAGTTACCGAAGCGCTCTAGTTTTTCTAAAATCAAATCAGCATCATCAGAGTTGATATGAGATATATCTGTTGAAGATGTTAAGTATTCACCCAGGTGTTCTTTTACTCTCGTTTTCCATATTTTGGGGTTTTCAGAACTGATGAAAATAGCCTTTGTAGATTTGGCTGATTTTATTATTTCTGCTATCTGAGGGGCGACATCACCAATTCTTTCAATAAATAAATAATATGCCTTATCATGTCTGTGGTCGAGTTCTGTCACAAGCTCTTGGAAATTATCTTTATACTCTTCAATAAAATATACATTTCGCAACCCTTGGTCTGCGACTCTTAATGCAAGTTGTTTTAGAGCTGTGGTTTTACCACATCCTGCAGATCCAAACAGAATATGCAATTCAAGCTCACTTGCATTGGAATTTTCTAAAACAGCATTATAGAACCGTTCTACATCAGATAAGCTGGCTGGAACATTATCTAGTATGTCCAGCCATGTGGGCTTAAAGCCCTTATAAAAGTTTCTGATTTTTGACCTTGAGCTATCAGAGTCTATTAATGCTAAAGAAGATCTGTTTACCGGTGTTACGCCTGAAAACAATGATAAATATTTAGTTTTCTCTTTAGGCTCAAAGTTTAATTCTGGACGGGTATTTATAACTACGTCTACACTTGTCGGTGGTTCGTCAAATTCACCTTCAAGCCAATCTGTAAAATCACTTAGCTTTCCTTCTAAGTGTTCAATATTAGAAGCTTGCAGACTTTTCTTCTGAATACCTGTAAGAGAAGGAATTAAGATGTAACTTTTTAAGTCGTTACTTTTAGTTTTAGCTTTATATTTTTCAATTTGATGGAAGAATAGTGATTCTTTAAGCTTGGTTCCTATGAATATAAAGGTATATTTATGATAATCTTTAGCTAGCTCACTATACCAGAGCGGTTCACCTGAAGAGCCTTTTGCATACTCCTGTGCAGAAAATATAAAACCTTTTGATGGGTGGTTTACATCTCCATTGAGCTTTATATAGTCAAGTGTCTGATAGAATTGATCTACCTCAGTAATATTGTCATCTCTATTTTTTACATTGAATTTTAGGTTTGGTATTTGATGGGCTGCTTTTTCGAAACCATCGTCAATGTTCAATGTATAGATTCTAAAAAACGGATACTTTAAAAGCTCCTTAAACTCATTCGATGGCGTGCAGTGTTTATAGTGTTTTTCAAAAATCCTATGAACCTGATCTCCTAAAACTTCCTTAGCCGCAGCATAAACATCTGACAAATCTTCATCTGAGAATTCTTCCCCGATTTCTTCTGCGAGTATTTTGGCTAAATCCCAACCCAGAGGTGGTGTTTGCCCAAGACTATTTCTACAACCGATGGATGCTCCAGCACCAAATAAAAGTACTAGCCTTCCATTTAGTAATGCATTTTTAATATGAGGATTCAATTTTTACTCCTTTATAAATATAGGTGCACCTAGGTCTGACAGAGTTATAACAGTCTATTTTATAAGGCCACTGGCCTCATAATAAATATAAAACAGGCGGCCTTATAATTCATTTCCGAAAACATAACAAACTGATTATTAATCAATTTTTATTTCGTAGTTTTGAATTATAAGGCCAAATTTTGAACTAGTATTGAAGAATAGTGCCTGACATTACTTATTTTGGGAAGGCGGTTTTATAAAGTAATTTGATGAGTTTATTCAGGTAGTCGCAGGAAACTGGCCGCCGACTGGTGGCTATTAAGATAAGGGACCACTCCCAAGCAGGGGGCATCAATTCGGCTTGTTAAGGTCTCTATCATTTCAGTTGATTCTGATTGTTCAGCAACATGATTCGCCACCCAGCCAGCCAGTTTGAGACCTTGTTGTTCAATGGCTGCCACAGTCAATAAGGCATGATTAATACAACCTAGTTTAATTGCCACTACCAAAATTACCGGCAATTGAAGTTCAACAGCAAGATCGGCCATAGTGCTTTCTGTGTTTAGTGGTACATACCAGCCACCCGCACCCTCCACAATGACTGCGTCTGCTTGTTCAGCAATCAAATCATAATTGCCTTTAATGTTGGCAATAGAGAGTGTTACCCCCTCACGCTCAGCCGCAATATGAGGGGCAATAGCCGGTTCAAAGGCATAAGGGTTGATCAGTGAATAAGCTAAATCTGACTGGCTTTGTTTGATTAATGCGAGTGCATCCTCATTTTTCCACTGCCCATCTAACCACTCACAACCGCTGGCAATCGGCTTCATGCCAACTGTTTTATAGCCTTGTTGTTGCAGTAGAGATACCAAGCCCACACTGATGAATGTCTTCCCTACTTCAGTATCTGTACCTGTTATAAAAAAATGTGTGCTGGTCATAATCGTTTGATCTCACTGATCGGAATATAAACACTGTCGTCATCAGCTCGGCATTGACCTGATTGAGCTAATTTCCATGCATGACCAAAAATGACTTCATAGCTGGCAGGTAAACCGTCAGCTTGGCGAAATGTTTCATACGAGGAAATCACTTTTTGCATTAGTTGCTTTCCAGTCAGTCCGCGACGACGGCCTTCATTTACATTACGAGCACCAAGGATTTTCAAATCGCGCATCACACTCATCGCATCGTTGTAACTTAATGTGTAAGGTTCCATATCCAGCACACAATCAGCTAAGCCACTGGCTGTCATCGCATCGCCCACATCATGCATATCGTAAAATAAATTCACATGTGGATAGGTATCGACTTCAGCCCAAGCCTGACGCAACTCCGTCAAGGTATCCGGCCCCAGACTGGTAAACATCAATAGCCCTTGAGGTTTCAACACCCGAAAGATTTCACTGAAACAACGTTTGGGATCACACCACTGTAATGCCAGATTGGCATAGATCAGATCGACACTGTTATCGGCTAGTGGAATGGCTTCGGCATCACCGGCTAATGCCTGTAAACGTGGCTGATTTGGTAACCAGCGTTTAATACCCTGATCATGCCGATAACGCTTTTCGGCCTGTTTTAACATTTGCGGTGCAATATCAACCGCCACAAGTTGTGCATGAGGATAGCGCTTTTGTAATAACGATAAATTACGTCCGGTGCCCGCTCCCAAATCCAGTATGGTCTGAGGTTCAATAGTGATATATGACAAGCGCTCTAATAACTCATCGGCTGTTTGCCTTTGTAACACAGCCACATCATCGTAATGTTCGGCGGCGGCAGAAAATGACTGTGCCACTCTTTTTTTATCGGGACGATATTCACTCATGGAGAAATTGTTCTATCACTAATTGGCATTGCTGAGGCTGCGAAATAAACGGCGCGTGGCCTAATCCCGGCATCACATCAATGCGAAGTTTTGGCTGTAACTCAACTGCA
This genomic window contains:
- a CDS encoding SIR2 family protein, producing MNPHIKNALLNGRLVLLFGAGASIGCRNSLGQTPPLGWDLAKILAEEIGEEFSDEDLSDVYAAAKEVLGDQVHRIFEKHYKHCTPSNEFKELLKYPFFRIYTLNIDDGFEKAAHQIPNLKFNVKNRDDNITEVDQFYQTLDYIKLNGDVNHPSKGFIFSAQEYAKGSSGEPLWYSELAKDYHKYTFIFIGTKLKESLFFHQIEKYKAKTKSNDLKSYILIPSLTGIQKKSLQASNIEHLEGKLSDFTDWLEGEFDEPPTSVDVVINTRPELNFEPKEKTKYLSLFSGVTPVNRSSLALIDSDSSRSKIRNFYKGFKPTWLDILDNVPASLSDVERFYNAVLENSNASELELHILFGSAGCGKTTALKQLALRVADQGLRNVYFIEEYKDNFQELVTELDHRHDKAYYLFIERIGDVAPQIAEIIKSAKSTKAIFISSENPKIWKTRVKEHLGEYLTSSTDISHINSDDADLILEKLERFGNWTRLSKLSPKNRKIELIRKSKRQLLIGLIETTSGEGYNEIIQKDYKGITCDSERALLLLAGLATTQRVPANEATLTRALSYLNLNPNVHQLASQMDGIVTYTNGSVTTRHRVYIERLFNLYVPQKELLKIIDSYIRAFSVYQFPIVKNISRNEASIYKHLVNAKSLKRILKNDKDSVLSVYEEYEKTFENEGLFLLQYGLALRSFEENQQAFEKLRIAHDAFPESPHIEHALAQQRIILACMETDETVAMAHFSEAETVLNRLNSANVSAFDRYPIITLSEGHVKVLDNLGYTKEAKIMAKQYHDRISKNKNLESNYRLSQTVSDLAKFYLTGKWPERTHSDLVS
- the bioC gene encoding malonyl-ACP O-methyltransferase BioC, with translation MSEYRPDKKRVAQSFSAAAEHYDDVAVLQRQTADELLERLSYITIEPQTILDLGAGTGRNLSLLQKRYPHAQLVAVDIAPQMLKQAEKRYRHDQGIKRWLPNQPRLQALAGDAEAIPLADNSVDLIYANLALQWCDPKRCFSEIFRVLKPQGLLMFTSLGPDTLTELRQAWAEVDTYPHVNLFYDMHDVGDAMTASGLADCVLDMEPYTLSYNDAMSVMRDLKILGARNVNEGRRRGLTGKQLMQKVISSYETFRQADGLPASYEVIFGHAWKLAQSGQCRADDDSVYIPISEIKRL
- the bioD gene encoding dethiobiotin synthase → MTSTHFFITGTDTEVGKTFISVGLVSLLQQQGYKTVGMKPIASGCEWLDGQWKNEDALALIKQSQSDLAYSLINPYAFEPAIAPHIAAEREGVTLSIANIKGNYDLIAEQADAVIVEGAGGWYVPLNTESTMADLAVELQLPVILVVAIKLGCINHALLTVAAIEQQGLKLAGWVANHVAEQSESTEMIETLTSRIDAPCLGVVPYLNSHQSAASFLRLPE